The Porites lutea chromosome 11, jaPorLute2.1, whole genome shotgun sequence genome includes a region encoding these proteins:
- the LOC140951807 gene encoding uncharacterized protein: protein MLRLFIPLFLVLILRSFASQKSSVSNQNHCCNCRDGRDGRDGQNGKDVRDGRDGINGNGMKGQKGERGSPGNNAGGVLKFSDTAEKCTANIAGTVSYNTSQKSLQLCDGSHWLPVLTVGKGYTADRPGRHCLDILSSGQSHGSGLYWIDPNGGSTKDSFQAFCDMETERGGWTLVATKVSPGFLFIKAVFSTVAAATKNADAASHIHPSMGNWKEVMFRFADVDTIRIIYNKKAGAPNKDKEEFDKFLMGKSMKLIKNVNGFYKYSPADNKRNPSVGFATISSFHFWSNAGISEDHRSTDKWLDMWDGADGSGNNYIYSDNSRALGTKCIAGYCYLNKPIWVMVR from the exons GTATCAAATCAAAACCATTGCTGCAACTGTCGCGACG gAAGGGACGGACGAGATGGTCAGAACG GAAAGGATGTTCGTGATGGAAGAGACGGGATCAACGGAAACGGAATGAAG ggtcaaaaaGGAGAACGTGGCTCACCAGGAAACAACGCAGGAGGTGTACTTAAGTTTAGCGATACCGCTGAGAAATGTACCGCAAACATCGCCGGCACTGTAAGCTACAACACTTCACAGAAATCCTTGCAACTCTGTGATGGAAGCCATTGGCTGCCAGTGCTGACTGTTGGAAAAGGTTACACGGCAGATAGACCCGGCCGCCATTGTTTGGATATTTTAAGTTCTG GCCAAAGTCATGGCAGTGGGCTTTACTGGATTGATCCAAACGGTGGCTCGACAAAAGACTCGTTCCAGGCCTTCTGCGACATGGAAACTGAGCGTGGAGGTTGGACCTTGGTTGCCACAAAGGTCTCCCCAGGCTTCCTCTTCATCAAAGCTGTTTTCTCAACAGTGGCCGCTGCAACTAAGAACGCAGATGCCGCGAGTCACATACACCCAAGTATGGGGAACTGGAAAGAAGTTATGTTCCGCTTTGCTGACGTTGATACTATCCGAATCATTTACAACAAAAAGGCGGGCGCACCAAACAAAGACAAGGAGGAATTCGACAAGTTCTTGATGGGGAAGTCTATGAAGTTGATAAAGAACGTGAATGGATTTTACAAGTACAGTCCAGCAGATAACAAAAGAAATCCAAGCGTGGGTTTTGCCACCATATCCTCTTTCCACTTCTGGTCAAACGCTGGGATCTCAGAAGATCACCGTAGCACGGATAAGTGGCTTGACATGTGGGATGGTGCTGACGGCTCCGGAAACAACTACATCTACAGCGATAACAGCAGGGCGCTGGGCACCAAATGTATCGCGGGCTACTGTTACCTGAACAAGCCAATCTGGGTGATGGTGCGCTAG
- the LOC140953109 gene encoding uncharacterized protein isoform X1 — MLRLFIPLFLVLILRSFASQKNSVSNQNHCCNCRDGRDGRDGQNGKDGRDGRNGINGNGMKGQKGERGSPGNNAGGVIKFSDTAEKCTASIAGTVSYNSSQKSLQLCDGSVWLPVLTVGKGYTKDRPGRHCLDILNSVYLLSGQSHGSGLYWIDPNGGSTADSFQAFCDMETERGGWTLVAAKVSPGFLFIKTVFSAVAAATKKADAGSHIHPSMGDWKEVMFRFADVDTIRVIYNRKAGAPNKDKEEFDKFLMGKSMNLRKPVNGFYKYSPADKKRNPSVGFATISSFHFWSNRGFSEDHGGTDKWLDIWSTGDGSNNYIYSDDSRAQGTKCIAGYCYLNKPIWVMVR, encoded by the exons ATGTTACGCTTGTTTATTCCATTGTTTCTTGTTCTGATCTTGCGTTCCTTCGCAAGCCAGAAAAACTCT GTATCAAATCAAAACCATTGCTGCAACTGTCGCGACG GAAGGGACGGACGAGATGGTCAGAACG GAAAGGATGGTCGTGATGGAAGAAACGGGATCAACGGAAACGGAATGaag ggtcaaaaaGGAGAACGTGGTTCACCAGGAAACAACGCAGGAGGTGTAATTAAGTTTAGCGATACCGCTGAGAAATGTACCGCAAGCATCGCCGGCACTGTAAGCTACAATAGTTCCCAGAAATCCTTGCAACTCTGTGATGGAAGTGTTTGGCTTCCAGTGCTGACTGTTGGAAAAGGTTACACGAAGGATAGACCCGGCCGCCATTGCTTGGATATTTTAAATTCTG TATATTTATTATCAGGCCAAAGTCATGGCAGTGGGCTTTACTGGATTGATCCAAACGGTGGCTCGACAGCTGACTCATTCCAAGCCTTTTGCGACATGGAAACTGAGCGTGGAGGTTGGACCCTAGTTGCCGCAAAGGTCTCCCCAGGCTTCCTCTTCATCAAAACTGTTTTCTCGGCAGTGGCCGCTGCAACTAAGAAAGCAGATGCCGGGAGTCACATACACCCAAGCATGGGGGACTGGAAAGAGGTTATGTTCCGCTTTGCTGACGTTGATACCATCCGAGTCATTTACAACAGAAAGGCGGGCGCACCAAACAAAGACAAGGAGGAATTCGACAAGTTCTTGATGGGGAAGTCTATGAATTTGAGAAAGCCTGTGAATGGATTTTACAAGTACAGTCCAGcagataagaaaagaaatcccaGCGTGGGTTTTGCCACCATATCCTCTTTCCACTTCTGGTCAAACCGTGGGTTCTCAGAAGATCACGGTGGCACGGATAAGTGGCTTGACATTTGGAGTACTGGTGATGGCTCAAACAACTACATCTACAGCGATGACAGCAGGGCGCAGGGCACCAAATGTATCGCGGGCTACTGTTATCTGAACAAGCCAATCTGGGTGATGGTGCGTTAG
- the LOC140953109 gene encoding uncharacterized protein isoform X2 — MLRLFIPLFLVLILRSFASQKNSVSNQNHCCNCRDGRDGRDGQNGKDGRDGRNGINGNGMKGQKGERGSPGNNAGGVIKFSDTAEKCTASIAGTVSYNSSQKSLQLCDGSVWLPVLTVGKGYTKDRPGRHCLDILNSGQSHGSGLYWIDPNGGSTADSFQAFCDMETERGGWTLVAAKVSPGFLFIKTVFSAVAAATKKADAGSHIHPSMGDWKEVMFRFADVDTIRVIYNRKAGAPNKDKEEFDKFLMGKSMNLRKPVNGFYKYSPADKKRNPSVGFATISSFHFWSNRGFSEDHGGTDKWLDIWSTGDGSNNYIYSDDSRAQGTKCIAGYCYLNKPIWVMVR; from the exons ATGTTACGCTTGTTTATTCCATTGTTTCTTGTTCTGATCTTGCGTTCCTTCGCAAGCCAGAAAAACTCT GTATCAAATCAAAACCATTGCTGCAACTGTCGCGACG GAAGGGACGGACGAGATGGTCAGAACG GAAAGGATGGTCGTGATGGAAGAAACGGGATCAACGGAAACGGAATGaag ggtcaaaaaGGAGAACGTGGTTCACCAGGAAACAACGCAGGAGGTGTAATTAAGTTTAGCGATACCGCTGAGAAATGTACCGCAAGCATCGCCGGCACTGTAAGCTACAATAGTTCCCAGAAATCCTTGCAACTCTGTGATGGAAGTGTTTGGCTTCCAGTGCTGACTGTTGGAAAAGGTTACACGAAGGATAGACCCGGCCGCCATTGCTTGGATATTTTAAATTCTG GCCAAAGTCATGGCAGTGGGCTTTACTGGATTGATCCAAACGGTGGCTCGACAGCTGACTCATTCCAAGCCTTTTGCGACATGGAAACTGAGCGTGGAGGTTGGACCCTAGTTGCCGCAAAGGTCTCCCCAGGCTTCCTCTTCATCAAAACTGTTTTCTCGGCAGTGGCCGCTGCAACTAAGAAAGCAGATGCCGGGAGTCACATACACCCAAGCATGGGGGACTGGAAAGAGGTTATGTTCCGCTTTGCTGACGTTGATACCATCCGAGTCATTTACAACAGAAAGGCGGGCGCACCAAACAAAGACAAGGAGGAATTCGACAAGTTCTTGATGGGGAAGTCTATGAATTTGAGAAAGCCTGTGAATGGATTTTACAAGTACAGTCCAGcagataagaaaagaaatcccaGCGTGGGTTTTGCCACCATATCCTCTTTCCACTTCTGGTCAAACCGTGGGTTCTCAGAAGATCACGGTGGCACGGATAAGTGGCTTGACATTTGGAGTACTGGTGATGGCTCAAACAACTACATCTACAGCGATGACAGCAGGGCGCAGGGCACCAAATGTATCGCGGGCTACTGTTATCTGAACAAGCCAATCTGGGTGATGGTGCGTTAG
- the LOC140953111 gene encoding uncharacterized protein, translating to METERGGWTLVATKVSPGFPFIKTVFSPAAAATKNTDAASHIHPSMGNWKEVMFRFADVDTIRLIYNRKAGAPNKDKEEFDKFLMGKSTQLYKNVNGFYKYSPAENKRNPSVAFATISSLHFYSAHGISEGHGGTDKWLDMWSGADGSGNNYIYSDNSRALGTKCIAGYCYLNKPIWVMVR from the coding sequence ATGGAAACTGAGCGTGGAGGTTGGACCCTGGTTGCCACCAAAGTATCCCCAGGCTTCCCCTTCATAAAGACTGTTTTTTCACCAGCGGCCGCTGCAACTAAGAACACAGATGCTGCGAGTCACATACATCCAAGCATGGGGAACTGGAAAGAGGTTATGTTCCGTTTTGCTGACGTTGATACCATCCGACTTATTTACAACAGAAAAGCGGGCGCACCAAACAAAGACAAGGAGGAATTCGACAAGTTCTTGATGGGGAAGTCCACACAGTTGTATAAAAACGTGAATGGATTTTACAAGTACAGTCcagcagaaaacaaaagaaatcccaGCGTGGCGTTTGCCACCATATCCTCTTTGCACTTCTATTCAGCCCATGGGATCTCAGAAGGTCACGGTGGCACGGATAAGTGGCTTGACATGTGGAGTGGTGCTGACGGCTCCGGAAACAACTACATCTACAGCGATAACAGCAGGGCGCTGGGCACCAAATGTATCGCGGGCTACTGTTATCTGAACAAGCCAATCTGGGTGATGGTGCGCTAG